The Candidatus Woesearchaeota archaeon genome window below encodes:
- a CDS encoding small nuclear ribonucleoprotein (Enables 3` processing of polyadenylated mRNAs and tRNA precursors): MENMSRPLDALNKSRNKRVLVELKNGRQYIGNLVSFDIHINTVLEEAEERVDGEVKRKLGTVFIRGDTITIISPQ; the protein is encoded by the coding sequence ATGGAAAATATGTCAAGACCGCTGGATGCGTTAAATAAGTCAAGAAATAAGAGAGTTCTTGTTGAATTAAAGAATGGAAGACAATACATCGGAAATTTAGTATCTTTCGATATTCATATTAATACAGTTTTAGAGGAAGCTGAAGAAAGAGTTGATGGGGAAGTTAAGAGAAAGCTTGGAACTGTCTTTATTAGAGGAGACACTATTACCATAATTTCGCCCCAATAA
- a CDS encoding 50S ribosomal protein L37e, whose amino-acid sequence MSKGTPSMGKKSGKKTHIACRRCGAITYHARKKVCSSCGFGKSARLRAYSWKK is encoded by the coding sequence ATGTCCAAAGGAACACCATCAATGGGTAAAAAGTCGGGTAAGAAGACGCATATCGCTTGTAGAAGATGTGGCGCGATTACTTATCATGCTAGGAAGAAGGTTTGTAGTAGTTGTGGGTTTGGAAAATCTGCTAGGTTAAGAGCTTATTCTTGGAAAAAATAA